From the genome of Deinococcus malanensis:
TCCCTGGGCCAGAATGAGCCCCAGCGCCACCGTGGCGTGTCCGCAGAACTCTATTTCCTGCGTAGGTGTGAAGTACCGGACCCGGACGGCCCCAGGCGCAAGACGGGTGACGAACACCGTCTCAGGTGTGCCAACAAACGTTGCCAACTGTTGCATCTCCCGTTCGCTCAGGTCGGAAGCATCCAGCACCACCCCGGCCCGATTGCCATGCCCCGGGGTATTGGTAAAAGCGCAAACCTCGCTGTAGGCGATCATAAGAACAGTTTAGCCCACACGACATCAAACCAAGGAACAAAACTGTCACATAGGCGTTTTATCGTGAATCTATTCACATAAAGCGGTTCTTCCTGTTCTCGCTCTTTCCACTTCAGTCGTCCAAAGAAAGAAGGGTTGAGATCTACTGACTCAACCCTTCATGCCTTCCTGCTTCGTTCAGGGTCGCATGCGTGTAAGCATACGCGGGAATGGAATGGCTTCCCGGATGTGGTCGATCCCACTGATCCAGGCGATAACCCGCTCCAGACCCATTCCGAATCCCGCATGTGGCACGCTGCCAACCCGGCGGAGATCCAGGTACCAGTCAAAGGCTTCCAGTGGCAGTCCCTCATGCTCGATCCGGGACTTCAGCAGGTCGTAGTCATGGATGCGTTCGCTGCCGCCGATGATCTCACCGTAGCCTTCGGGAGCAATCATGTCGTCGCACAGGGCGACCTTGGGGTTCTCCGGGTCCGGCTGCATATAGAAGGCCTTGATGGCAGCTGGATACTTCTCGATCATCACGGGACGGTCGAAGTGGTGCCCCAGGATGGTCTCGTGGGGTGCTCCCAGGTCGTCGCCCCATTCGACCGGCTGGACATCCTCCTGTACGTTGGGTGGCAGGTCCTTGTTTTCGATGTGCTGCCGGACAATTTCGAGTGCCTCGGTGTAGGTCACGCGGGGGTAGTTCCCATTAGCCGCGCCCTGGAGTTTGCTGAGGTCACGTCCCAGAAGTTCAAGTTCGACCGCGCATTCTTCCAGCGCACGCCGCACAAGGAAGCTGACGAAGCGCTCCTGCAGGTCCATATTCTGCGTGTGGTTGCTGGGCGCGACTTCCGGCTCCACCATCCAGAATTCCAGCAGATGCCGCCGGGTCTTGCTTTTCTCGGCCCGGAAGGTCGGGCCGAAGGTGTACACCTTGCCAAAGGCAAACGCGCCGGCTTCGGCGTGCAACTGGCCGGTCTGCGACAGATAGGCCTTATCCTCGCCAAACAGGTCGATTTCAAAAAGTTCAGTGGTGCCTTCTGCTGCGTTGGGCGTAAAGAACGGGGCATCAAACCGCACGAAACCTTCGCCATGGAAGAAGTCCACAATGGCACGCTGTATGCAGTCGCGGATACGCATGATGGCCCAGGGGCGTCGGTGACGCAGCCACAGATGGCGCTGGTCCATAAGGAACTCGATTCCGTGCTCCTTGGGAGTGATCGGGTACTCGGCATGGTTTTCGCTGATGGGGGAGAGGCTCCGAACGCTCAGTTCAACACCGCCTGGAGCCCGCTCATCGGCGCGGACCTCGCCAGTCACGGTCAGCGCCTGTTCCTGCGTCAACCGTTTGGCCGACTCGAATACATCTTCTTCCACATCATTTTTGAACACTGTGGCCTGCACGAATCCACTACCGTCCCGGAGTTTAAGGAACTGGATCTTTCCCTTGCCGCTTTTGTCGGTCAGCCAGGCATGGAGCGTAACGGTCTCGCCCACGTGCTGCTTCAGGTCACGAATATTGCTGATCATCGGCGGTCAGTATAGGCGGGCTGGACAGAAGACAGACAGGCAGCGTCATTCCGCTTGTACTGGCCTAAGCACCACTGTTTGGGCCGCCACGGCTCCCTGAGTGTGGTCGCTTGTTTCCGTGGAAGGTGGAAGATGGAAAGGGGTGTCGTCATGCTGGAGACCACTGACCCTTGCCACGAGCATCGGTGCCTGACATAGCTCTGTGCACGTGCCTCCATGCCAGCAGACAGGAATATTTAGTGGCAAGGTTGAGGTCAGACCGGCCAGAGTACCCTTGCAACGCCCATGTATAGCCAGATGAAGCGCCATTACTACATTCTAGTAGGAACTCCAATTTTCACGATAACTTAATATCGTGAAACAATTCACTTACGAAACCTGCCCCCGCTTGAAAGGCGAGCGGGGAACGTTGACTCCCCCTACATCAGCGCGTCGTTCATACCGACGACATCGGCAACTTTCAGACTGGCCCCTCCGACCAGTGCACCATTGACGTTAGGTTTGGCGCAGATGGAGGAGATGTTGTCCGGCTTGACGCTTCCGCCGTACAGCACGCGGAGTCCTTCAGCAGCCTGACCGTACTGCTCCGACAGGGCGCTGCGGATAGCAGCGGCGAGCTCCTCAGCGTCCTCAGCCGTCGCGGTCTTGCCAGTCCCGATAGCCCACACCGGCTCGTAGGCGATGACGAGGTCTGTCCCGACCCCTTCAAGGCTGGCGCGCAACTGAGTCAACGTGTACTGGACGTGCTCTCCACGTTCACGCACCTCCAGTCCTTCACCCACACACACGATGGGTGTCAGACCGTGGGCCTGGGCCTGGCGTGCCTTGGCTGCGACGACAGCGTCCGTTTCGCCGTGGTACTCGCGGCGCTCGCTATGACCCACGATGGCGTAGGTTGCTCCCACGTCTCGGAGCATGGCTGCGCTGATCTCACCCGTGTAGGCCCCCGCTTCATGCTGGCTGACATCCTGTCCGCCGAAAGCCACGCCGGCCGGCAGTCCGGCTGCCAGGACTGGAAGCATGATGGCGGGGGCCATGACGGCCAGTTCCGCGTCACCCAGTGAGAGTGCGGAGGACAGTTCGGCAGCCCAGGCCTGGGCCTCCGAGGGGATCTTGTTCATTTTCCAGTTCAGGGCCAACAGATTTTTCGGCATTTACGGCTCCTGCCCGTCGAACACGGGCCTCAAAAAGGTTCGGTCATAGCGTGTCACGTAGGCTGGTAGCTGCTCGAAGAGCTTCTGACACACAGGATCGAGGGCCGACTGCTCGCGGTAGGCCTCGTATGCGGTCAGGCTGGGAAAGGTAAACAGTGCGTAGGCCACGTCCGAGGCGCCTTCGGAGGGGAGGAAGTAACCGTGGTGCTCCCCTCCGAACCGGCCGACCAGGGTAATCCACCTGCGCCCGTACGTTTCGAAATCGGCCAGATGCTCGGCGCGCACTTCGTAACGAAGCAGGCAGGTGACGGCCATCAGCGCATCGCTTCGACGCCAGGCAGCGCCTTGCCTTCCAGCAGTTCCAGGCTGGCGCCGCCACCCGTGCTGATGTGGTCAATCTGGTCAGCCTTGCCGCTCTTGTTGATGGCGCTGACCGAATCCCCACCGCCCACCACCGTATAGGCCTGATTCTTCAGGCTGCCCACCGCGGCTGCGACAGCATTGGTGCCAGCCGCGAACGCGGGAAACTCGAACACGCCCATAGGCCCGTTCCAGAACACCGTCCTGGCGCCGCGCAGCGCCTCAGTGTAGGCCTGCTGGGTGTCCGGACCGATATCCAGCCCCATCCAGCCTTCGGGAATCTGGTCGGCAGGGACGACCTGTGTGGCCGCGTCTGTAGCGAAGCGGTCGGCGGCCACCGCGTCGGTCGGGAGCATCAGCTTGTTGCCGAACTGCTCCAGCAGTCCGCGCGCATAGTCGACCTGATCGTCCTCGACCAGGCTGTTGCCGATCACGCCGCCACGCGCCTTGATGAAGGTGAACATCATGCCGCCGCCGATCAGCATGCGGTCCACCTTCGGCAGCAGGTTCTCGATGACCTTGATCTTGTCACTGACCTTGGCCCCGCCGATGATGACCACATACGGCGATTCAGGAGACTCGGTCAGGCGGCCCAGGGCTTCGACCTCGGTCTGAAGCAGCGCGCCTGCCGCGTGGGGGAGCTGGGCGGCCACGCCGCTTACCGACGAGTGCGTCCGGTGGGCACTGCCGAAGGCATCCAGGACGAAGGCGTCGCCCAGGCGCGCGAGTTTCTGGTTGAGGTCCGAATTGTTCTTCTCCTCGCCGGCCTCAAAGCGCACGTTTTCCAGCAGGGCCACCTCTCCAGGCTGCAACTGCTGCACAGCCAGGAGCGTCTCTTCGCTTCCCGGAAGGCTGGCAATGAACTTCACCGGCCTGCCCAGGACCTGTTCCAGCACAGGCGCCACGGGCTTCAGACTGTACTTGTCTTCCGGACCGCCCTTGGGCCGACCGAAGTGGCTCATCAGCACCACCGAGGCGCCGGCATCCAGCAGGGCCTTCACAGTAGGCAGGCTGGCGGTGACGCGGGTATCGTCCTGCACTACGCCATCCTTGACCGGCACGTTGTAGTCCACCCGCACCAGCACGCGTTTGCCTTTTACGTCCAACGAACTCAGATGCTGCATCTAAACCTCCTGGGAAGATTGAACAGGGGAGGCAGAAAGCACGGTTGCCGGCTTTCTGCCTCCCCCTTCACGCCGGGGCGGCCTGGCTTGAAGCTGGAACCTCCGCCTGATGGTGCGGTACAGCTCCGCCTGCTGCCCCCCGGCGTGGCCTGCCTTAGCTGCCTTTTTGCTGAACGAGCTGCACGAGGTCGGCAATGCGGTTGCTGTAGCCCCACTCGTTGTCGTACCAGCTGAAGAACTTCACCAGGTTGCCCATGGCCATCGTGAGCCCGCCGTCGATGATGGCGCTGTGGGGATCGCCCACGATGTCGCTCAGCACGATGGGATCTTCGGTGTAGGAAATGATGCCCTTGTGGCTGCCTTCGGCGGCCTGACGGAACACGGCGTTGACCTCGGCGACCGTCACTTCACGGCCCAGGATCACCACCACGTCGCTGATGCTTCCGGTGGGCGTGGGCACGCGCAGGCTGGTGCCGTCGAACTTGCCCTTCAGCGCGGGGTACACCTGGGACACGGCCTTGGCCGCACCGGTGCTGGTGGGGATGATGTTCACAGCAGCTGCACGCGCGCGGCGCAGGTCGCTGTGGGGCAGATCCAGCACGCGCTGGTCGTTGGTGTAGCTGTGGACGGTGGTCATGATGGCTTTCTCGATTCCAAAAGCCTCATCCAGCAGTTTCATCGGTGCGCCCAGGCTGTTGGTGGTGCAGCTGGCGTTGCTGATGATGTTGTGATTCTTGGGATCGTAGTCCTGCTCGTTGACGCCCAGCACCACGCTGAAGTCCTCGTTCTTGGCGGGGGCGGTGATCAGGACCTTCTTGGCGCCGCCGGCAAGGTGCTTGCTGGCGCCCTCGCGGTCGGTAAAGATGCCGGTCGACTCGATCACGATCTCGGCGCCCAGCTCGCCCCACTTGATGTTGGCGGGATCGCGCTCGGCCAGTGCCTGGATCTTCTTGCCGTTGACGGTCAGGCTGGCTTCGTCGAACTCGACGGTGCCGTTAAAGCGTCCGGCGGTGCTGTCATATTTCAGGAGCGTGGCGAGGGTACGGTTGTCTGTCAGGTCGTTGATGGCGACGACCTCCACACCACGCGCTTCAAGAATGCGGAACACCAGACGACCAATGCGGCCAAAGCCGTTAATGCCTACCTTCATGCTGTGCCTCCAGTCTTGAGGGCCCCTCCGCTTGCCGGAGAAGATCACCTCGCATATCGCAGTGTAACGCCTCTCGCAAGTGTGCAATTGGTGTGTTCTGGACACCAAGGGAATTGTGAACCAGGTGCATGATTCCGCTCCTGAGCCGTTGCTCAGACGCCTG
Proteins encoded in this window:
- the asnS gene encoding asparagine--tRNA ligase; amino-acid sequence: MISNIRDLKQHVGETVTLHAWLTDKSGKGKIQFLKLRDGSGFVQATVFKNDVEEDVFESAKRLTQEQALTVTGEVRADERAPGGVELSVRSLSPISENHAEYPITPKEHGIEFLMDQRHLWLRHRRPWAIMRIRDCIQRAIVDFFHGEGFVRFDAPFFTPNAAEGTTELFEIDLFGEDKAYLSQTGQLHAEAGAFAFGKVYTFGPTFRAEKSKTRRHLLEFWMVEPEVAPSNHTQNMDLQERFVSFLVRRALEECAVELELLGRDLSKLQGAANGNYPRVTYTEALEIVRQHIENKDLPPNVQEDVQPVEWGDDLGAPHETILGHHFDRPVMIEKYPAAIKAFYMQPDPENPKVALCDDMIAPEGYGEIIGGSERIHDYDLLKSRIEHEGLPLEAFDWYLDLRRVGSVPHAGFGMGLERVIAWISGIDHIREAIPFPRMLTRMRP
- the tpiA gene encoding triose-phosphate isomerase, which produces MPKNLLALNWKMNKIPSEAQAWAAELSSALSLGDAELAVMAPAIMLPVLAAGLPAGVAFGGQDVSQHEAGAYTGEISAAMLRDVGATYAIVGHSERREYHGETDAVVAAKARQAQAHGLTPIVCVGEGLEVRERGEHVQYTLTQLRASLEGVGTDLVIAYEPVWAIGTGKTATAEDAEELAAAIRSALSEQYGQAAEGLRVLYGGSVKPDNISSICAKPNVNGALVGGASLKVADVVGMNDALM
- a CDS encoding NIPSNAP family protein, with amino-acid sequence MAVTCLLRYEVRAEHLADFETYGRRWITLVGRFGGEHHGYFLPSEGASDVAYALFTFPSLTAYEAYREQSALDPVCQKLFEQLPAYVTRYDRTFLRPVFDGQEP
- a CDS encoding phosphoglycerate kinase; translation: MQHLSSLDVKGKRVLVRVDYNVPVKDGVVQDDTRVTASLPTVKALLDAGASVVLMSHFGRPKGGPEDKYSLKPVAPVLEQVLGRPVKFIASLPGSEETLLAVQQLQPGEVALLENVRFEAGEEKNNSDLNQKLARLGDAFVLDAFGSAHRTHSSVSGVAAQLPHAAGALLQTEVEALGRLTESPESPYVVIIGGAKVSDKIKVIENLLPKVDRMLIGGGMMFTFIKARGGVIGNSLVEDDQVDYARGLLEQFGNKLMLPTDAVAADRFATDAATQVVPADQIPEGWMGLDIGPDTQQAYTEALRGARTVFWNGPMGVFEFPAFAAGTNAVAAAVGSLKNQAYTVVGGGDSVSAINKSGKADQIDHISTGGGASLELLEGKALPGVEAMR
- the gap gene encoding type I glyceraldehyde-3-phosphate dehydrogenase, yielding MKVGINGFGRIGRLVFRILEARGVEVVAINDLTDNRTLATLLKYDSTAGRFNGTVEFDEASLTVNGKKIQALAERDPANIKWGELGAEIVIESTGIFTDREGASKHLAGGAKKVLITAPAKNEDFSVVLGVNEQDYDPKNHNIISNASCTTNSLGAPMKLLDEAFGIEKAIMTTVHSYTNDQRVLDLPHSDLRRARAAAVNIIPTSTGAAKAVSQVYPALKGKFDGTSLRVPTPTGSISDVVVILGREVTVAEVNAVFRQAAEGSHKGIISYTEDPIVLSDIVGDPHSAIIDGGLTMAMGNLVKFFSWYDNEWGYSNRIADLVQLVQQKGS